A section of the Triticum dicoccoides isolate Atlit2015 ecotype Zavitan chromosome 7A, WEW_v2.0, whole genome shotgun sequence genome encodes:
- the LOC119332507 gene encoding NAC domain-containing protein 35-like, with the protein MTRSRPTTTMGGSVPDHHHQQHDGEVDGGQLQHGGEHVETVMPGFRFHPTEEELIEFYLRRKVDGKRFNIDLIASVDLYRYDPWDLPALASIGDKEWFFYVPRDRKYRNGDRPNRVTPSGYWKATGADRMVKVVEGNRSIGLKKTLVFYVGKAPKGLRSSWIMNEYRLPHGETERYQKEISLCRVYKRPGIDDNFHLTGTTTRSSASRAAATRHSTAAHRTSVATHRQQPPVFVEGGGHHSSSALKAYNAHTTQGTNAASAMTSLSAAGATPPAMFRSAASVASLSSTTSTEEDGTSLYHHHLKGHNNPAVMQLHSSTHATLLNSNSSAMATIPIDELSRAIGSYSQASNPNQPTAPLQGPLLNFPSLEKIWDWNPLLESPKVCTSFK; encoded by the exons ATGACTCGATCAAGGCCGACGACCACCATGGGGGGATCTGTGCCagaccaccaccaccagcagcacgACGGGGAGGTGGACGGCGGGCAGCTgcagcacggcggcgagcacgtggAGACGGTGATGCCCGGGTTCCGTTTCCACCCGACGGAGGAGGAGCTGATCGAGTTCTACCTCCGTCGCAAGGTGGACGGCAAGCGCTTCAACATCGACCTCATCGCCTCCGTCGACCTCTACCGCTACGACCCATGGGATCTCCCCG CACTGGCGTCGATCGGGGACAAGGAGTGGTTCTTCTACGTGCCTCGGGACCGCAAGTACCGGAACGGCGACCGGCCGAACAGGGTGACGCCGTCGGGGTACTGGAAGGCCACGGGGGCGGACAGGATGGTGAAAGTCGTGGAGGGAAACCGCTCCATCGGCCTCAAGAAGACGCTCGTCTTCTACGTCGGCAAGGCACCCAAGGGCCTCCGCAGCAGCTGGATCATGAACGAGTACCGCCTGCCACACGGTGAAACCGAACGGTACCAAAAG GAAATTTCGCTCTGCCGGGTCTATAAACGCCCAGGGATTGACGACAACTTCCACCTCACCGGCACAACAACAAGGTCGTCTGCCTCCAGGGCGGCGGCAACCAGGCACAGTACAGCAGCGCACCGGACGTCAGTGGCAACTCACCGCCAGCAGCCGCCAGTGTTTGTCGAGGGCGGCGGTCACCACTCATCATCTGCTCTCAAGGCGTACAACGCGCACACGACCCAAGGAACAAATGCAGCCAGTGCCATGACATCACTGTCGGCGGCAGGggcgacgccgccggcgatgttcCGGTCGGCGGCCTCTGTAGCCTCGCTGAGCTCCACGACCTCGACAGAGGAGGATGGCACGTCGCTCTACCACCACCACCTCAAAGGACACAACAACCCAGCAGTAATGCAACTGCATTCTTCCACGCACGCCACGCTGCTCAACAGCAATTCCTCGGCAATGGCGACCATCCCGATCGACGAGCTGAGTCGGGCGATTGGGTCCTACAGCCAAGCTTCAAACCCTAACCAGCCCACGGCGCCACTGCAAGGCCCATTGCTTAACTTCCCTAGCTTGGAGAAGATCTGGGACTGGAACCCTCTCCTGGAATCTCCAAAGGTTTGCACAAGCTTCAAGTAA